The genomic segment ACGCGACCTGGGTCACGGTGGATCGGCTGACACAGGGCCTGTGTGGACGCTCTCGCCCCGGGCACTTCCGCGGTGTGGCCACCGTCGTGGCGCGGCTGTTCCAGGCGGCTCGTCCGCACGTCGCGATTTTCGGTGAAAAGGACTACCAGCAACTGGCGGTGATCCGGCGCATGGCCCGGGACCTGCTCTTCGACACCGAAATCGTAGGGGCTCCGACCGTGCGCGAACCCGACGGGCTCGCCATGAGTTCGCGCAATCGCTACCTGAGCGACGACGCGCGACTCCAGGCCAGGGCGCTCAACATCGCGCTTCACGAAGCTCGGCAGCACGTCCGCGCCGGTGAGCGCGACGTGCGCTTCATCGCCGAAGCCACACGCCGGCGCATCGCGAAAGAACCGCTGGCAGAACTCGACTATGTCGAGATCTGCGATCCCGAAACCCTGGCTCCTCTCGATCGGATCGGGCGGCGAGCCATTCTGGCGGTCGCGGCGAGCTTCGAAGGCGCCCGACTCATTGACAACACTCTCCTGGAGGCAGACGGATGATCCGGACCATTCTCAAGTCGAAACTTCACCGAGCTACGGTCACGGACGCGAACCTCGAATACGAGGGTTCCATCACGATCGATACCGCGCTCATGGATGCGGCCGACCTTCTGCCCAACGAGAAGGTCGACATCTACGACTGCACCAACGGTGCGCGTCTGGCCACCTACGTGATTCCGGGCGAGCGGGGCAGTGGCGTGATTGGCATCAACGGCGCAGCAGCGCATCTGGTCAAGCCTGGTGATCACGTCATCATCGCCAGCTACGTCCAGATGGAGACGCAAGAAGCACGCGCCTACGATCCCCTCATCTGCTTCGTCGACGCTCAGAACACCCTCCGCTAGCATCTTTCGCCCGCCGCCCGATCGACTTCGGTTTCCTTTTGAGTGCTCTTCCCGAGAGCTCCGGGTGGCCAGCGGAGGAAGTTCGTGAGCGACCGGTTGTGGCCGCGGGTCTGGCGAAAGATCACAGACACGTTGCGACGAGATTTCGTCGCAGGTCTGCTCGTCTTCGTTCCCGTCGGCTTCACGATCCTCGGTGTGCTGTGGATCGTGAACCAGCTCGACAAACTGGTGCTGCCGCGTCTGTTCAGAGCGCTCGGGCTCGAGGCTCAACAACCTCCCTTCGTCGGCGCGCTGGCGACCATCCTCGTGATCCTGGTGATCGGCGCCGCGACGCGCAGCTTCATCGGACGCAGCGCGGTCACGATCTGGGAACGCATCGTCGAGCGAATTCCGGTGGCGCGCAGCATCTACGCCGTGCTCAAGCAGTTCATGCAGGCGATCGTCGGAGAAGCCAGCGGTGCGGCGAGTTTCGATCGCGTGGTGCTGTTCGAGTACCCGCGCAAGGGCATTTATACCTACGCGTTTGTCACGGGTTTGCAAAACGGTGGCCCCGAAGGGCTACCATCGGGAATGACGAAGGTATTCGTTTCCAGTACGCCGAATCCCACGACCGGGTATTTCCTGCTGGTTCCCTCGGATGAACTGATCGACACGAATCTCTCGGTG from the bacterium genome contains:
- a CDS encoding aspartate 1-decarboxylase yields the protein MIRTILKSKLHRATVTDANLEYEGSITIDTALMDAADLLPNEKVDIYDCTNGARLATYVIPGERGSGVIGINGAAAHLVKPGDHVIIASYVQMETQEARAYDPLICFVDAQNTLR
- a CDS encoding pantoate--beta-alanine ligase → MSRTEPRIIRAVWELQQWSERMRCAGKRIALVPTMGSLHLGHLSLLRMAQHHADRTIVSIFVNPTQFGPNEDFDSYPRDLEADLEQVRKVGADVVFAPEPNELYPAGDATWVTVDRLTQGLCGRSRPGHFRGVATVVARLFQAARPHVAIFGEKDYQQLAVIRRMARDLLFDTEIVGAPTVREPDGLAMSSRNRYLSDDARLQARALNIALHEARQHVRAGERDVRFIAEATRRRIAKEPLAELDYVEICDPETLAPLDRIGRRAILAVAASFEGARLIDNTLLEADG
- a CDS encoding DUF502 domain-containing protein; amino-acid sequence: MSDRLWPRVWRKITDTLRRDFVAGLLVFVPVGFTILGVLWIVNQLDKLVLPRLFRALGLEAQQPPFVGALATILVILVIGAATRSFIGRSAVTIWERIVERIPVARSIYAVLKQFMQAIVGEASGAASFDRVVLFEYPRKGIYTYAFVTGLQNGGPEGLPSGMTKVFVSSTPNPTTGYFLLVPSDELIDTNLSVEEAFKLIISAGIADGPATAGAS